One window of the Halobacillus litoralis genome contains the following:
- a CDS encoding AbrB/MazE/SpoVT family DNA-binding domain-containing protein, with translation MKSTGIVRKVDELGRVVIPIELRRTLGINEKDALEIYVDDDRIVLKKYKPNMTCHVTGEVSDENLKLANGNLVLSKEGAQMLLHELQDNLK, from the coding sequence ATGAAATCTACAGGTATCGTACGAAAAGTCGATGAGCTTGGTCGGGTAGTTATCCCGATTGAACTGCGTCGCACATTGGGAATTAATGAGAAAGACGCTTTGGAAATTTATGTCGACGATGATCGCATCGTCCTTAAAAAGTACAAGCCTAACATGACTTGTCATGTTACGGGGGAAGTTTCAGATGAGAATTTGAAACTGGCGAATGGCAACCTGGTGCTAAGTAAAGAGGGCGCCCAAATGTTACTGCACGAACTGCAAGACAACCTAAAATAA